One window of Thalassovita mediterranea genomic DNA carries:
- a CDS encoding nucleotidyl transferase AbiEii/AbiGii toxin family protein, whose protein sequence is MGVRPPIIEKDFWVCWTIKCAFSLGDRIPGLIFKGGTSLSKAYGLIRRFTEEATPIYVDDLRRCCGRPRQRWNNDRIGFGCNS, encoded by the coding sequence ATGGGCGTTCGGCCTCCCATCATCGAGAAAGACTTCTGGGTCTGCTGGACGATCAAGTGCGCTTTCTCACTTGGCGACAGGATACCCGGCCTGATCTTCAAAGGCGGCACTTCTCTCTCGAAAGCCTATGGCCTGATCCGCCGCTTCACCGAAGAGGCGACGCCAATCTATGTGGATGATCTGCGTCGCTGTTGCGGTCGACCTCGCCAGAGATGGAATAATGATAGGATCGGTTTCGGCTGTAACAGTTAG
- a CDS encoding STAS/SEC14 domain-containing protein: protein MFKETLAEYDDVLGIVCEGKLTEEDMRQMHALLHNSIAKGGKGLVVDLTGFDGYEGFGALCEDLKMDTAHRYDFDRIAVIGDRKWIEWGSALASALTSAEMRCFDPGATGEAASWARGC, encoded by the coding sequence ATGTTTAAAGAAACATTAGCAGAATACGATGATGTCCTCGGGATCGTCTGCGAGGGCAAACTGACCGAGGAAGATATGCGGCAAATGCATGCCTTGCTTCACAACAGTATCGCCAAAGGAGGAAAGGGCCTGGTCGTCGATCTGACCGGTTTCGATGGTTATGAGGGGTTTGGCGCACTGTGTGAGGATCTGAAAATGGATACTGCGCACCGCTACGATTTCGACCGCATCGCTGTTATTGGCGACCGGAAGTGGATAGAATGGGGCAGTGCGCTCGCCAGTGCACTGACCAGTGCCGAAATGCGCTGCTTCGATCCCGGTGCAACCGGCGAGGCCGCGTCATGGGCCCGTGGCTGCTGA
- a CDS encoding cation diffusion facilitator family transporter: protein MSHAHDHDGLDPESGDRRVSIAIWANALLTIGQVVGGVFSGSLALIADALHNFSDMASLVIAFAARKIARRPADERMTFGYGRIEIVAALINYTSLIIIGLYLVYEGVMRIIDPPAVGGWTVVILGVVALVIDTLTALLTYSMQKGSVNIRALFLHNLSDALASVAVVAGGTLILLYDWRLVDPLVTIGIAVYILYLSFREIGGPIHMLMLGSPPDIDNGAVIEAMRSVDGVVDVHHVHLWQMQEHETALDCHVVVSGENWSRIETVKAAIKERLNERFGIAHSSLEFEHEDHAHRNAGIYGHSNSQGKE, encoded by the coding sequence ATGAGCCACGCCCATGATCATGACGGTCTTGATCCCGAGAGCGGTGATCGTCGAGTGTCCATTGCTATCTGGGCAAACGCACTACTCACTATTGGGCAGGTTGTCGGAGGTGTTTTCTCCGGCAGCCTCGCGCTCATCGCCGATGCCCTGCACAATTTCTCTGACATGGCGTCGCTTGTCATCGCGTTCGCTGCGCGCAAGATTGCGCGGCGACCAGCTGATGAGCGGATGACCTTTGGGTATGGCCGCATCGAAATCGTTGCAGCCCTCATCAATTATACCTCCTTGATCATTATCGGCCTCTATCTGGTGTATGAGGGTGTCATGCGAATCATTGATCCGCCGGCCGTCGGCGGATGGACAGTGGTCATTCTCGGGGTTGTTGCGCTGGTCATCGATACGCTGACAGCGCTTCTGACCTATTCGATGCAGAAAGGGAGCGTGAATATCCGGGCACTCTTTCTGCACAATCTGTCGGATGCGCTTGCGTCGGTTGCTGTTGTCGCGGGCGGCACGCTCATCCTTCTCTATGACTGGAGACTGGTCGATCCGCTCGTGACGATCGGTATCGCGGTATACATTCTCTATCTGTCGTTCCGCGAAATCGGCGGGCCGATCCATATGTTAATGCTGGGAAGTCCGCCGGACATTGACAACGGTGCCGTCATTGAGGCGATGCGAAGTGTTGATGGTGTCGTGGATGTCCATCATGTGCATCTCTGGCAGATGCAGGAGCATGAGACAGCGCTTGACTGTCATGTGGTTGTATCAGGGGAAAACTGGTCTCGAATCGAGACCGTCAAGGCCGCGATCAAGGAGCGCCTGAATGAGCGCTTCGGAATTGCTCATTCGAGTCTTGAGTTCGAGCACGAAGATCATGCCCACCGAAACGCTGGTATTTACGGGCATTCGAATTCTCAAGGAAAGGAATAG
- a CDS encoding CusA/CzcA family heavy metal efflux RND transporter: MINLMHRLAGGRLLAAIAALALSIGGLFAFRSLPVDAFPDPSPSLVQVFTETEGLSPEEVERYVTYPIETSMSGLPKVEEIRSTSNFGLSVINIYFEDGTDVYFARQVVGERLGEAGEAIPDGFGTPKMGPISTGLGIIMYYRLVDETGERSLVELREIADWMIKYPLQSVEGVTEVLSLGGFEKQYQVRLDPDQLISYDLSVSEVIDALESANRTAGAQFIEIGAEQYTVRGVGLAKTLDDLRETPVKTVDGRPVRVADLGEVAIGGGVRQGLATANGNGETVAGLVLKLYGTNTSEVIENAQARFEEINASLPEGVKAVPYYDQGTLVKKAAATVTTALWQGALLVAVIVFLFLGGWRPSLVVVMSIPFSVGFAFVAMNALGIGANLMTLGGVAIAIGMMVDGAIVIAENVDRGFRERRDGEDSRTTVARASAEVIAPLIAAVAVVIIVFLPLFSLQGTEGKTFRPLAASAALAMTGSLIYAALIAPAMALGLMRAPKRNEKEGDSRLTRGIRPLAAFFVRRRLAAIGLAGVLLLVGGLSATRLGSEFTPALEEGDVLLRVTMAPSISLTEAKETSTRIENRLLETFPEISSIVSRIGRGEVGAHADPVNSIEAFVALKPRSDWREGMTPDDLRASISDNLGSFPGVRVNVGQPIAMSVDELLTGTKAQLAVKIFGPDTEVLLEGSQALQAILQDVPGATDVQADQITGAPQLVVSLNRPALGRYGLSVEDALDALRSGVGGAEAGAVFEGVRQFPVIVRYAEADRDTPEAIGRIILESASGARIPLESVADIREIVGPRQITRENGERFITVQLNVRGRDIGSYVADAQEVVADQLDLPAGYRVEWGGQFELQQEANERFAVVIPITLGIVFLILLLTFGRMKSAILILLNIPLALTGGAMALWIAGLPISVPATVGFIALFGIALGNGMVLVSFMDDFAREGRDRDALAVEAAGLRARPVMMTALTTALGLAPLLFATGVGAEVQRPLATVVMGGLVSSTVLTLLVLPALHRWFAPKPEAHHSLLEAEHVHPS; this comes from the coding sequence ATGATCAATCTGATGCACCGCCTTGCGGGTGGCCGGCTGCTGGCCGCCATCGCCGCACTCGCCCTTTCCATCGGCGGCCTGTTTGCCTTTCGCAGCCTGCCCGTTGACGCTTTTCCAGATCCATCGCCTTCACTGGTCCAGGTCTTCACGGAGACCGAAGGCCTTTCGCCGGAAGAGGTCGAACGCTATGTGACCTATCCGATCGAGACGTCGATGTCCGGCCTGCCCAAGGTGGAGGAAATCCGCTCCACTTCGAATTTTGGCCTATCCGTTATCAACATCTATTTCGAGGATGGCACCGACGTCTATTTTGCCCGGCAGGTGGTTGGCGAACGCCTCGGCGAAGCGGGCGAAGCCATACCCGACGGGTTCGGGACGCCAAAGATGGGGCCGATTTCGACCGGTCTCGGTATCATTATGTATTACCGTCTCGTGGACGAGACAGGTGAGCGGTCTCTCGTCGAATTGCGCGAGATTGCCGACTGGATGATCAAGTATCCGCTCCAGTCTGTCGAAGGCGTGACCGAGGTTCTGTCGCTCGGTGGCTTCGAGAAACAATACCAGGTTCGCCTGGATCCCGATCAGCTGATCTCTTACGATCTGAGCGTCAGCGAAGTGATCGATGCGCTGGAGAGCGCAAACAGGACTGCCGGGGCCCAGTTCATCGAAATCGGTGCCGAACAATATACGGTACGCGGTGTCGGGTTGGCCAAAACCCTTGACGACCTGCGTGAGACACCCGTGAAAACAGTGGATGGGCGTCCGGTTCGCGTTGCTGATCTCGGTGAAGTTGCGATCGGCGGGGGCGTCCGGCAGGGCCTTGCAACCGCCAATGGCAATGGCGAGACGGTCGCTGGCCTGGTGCTGAAACTCTATGGCACCAATACCTCGGAAGTCATCGAGAACGCGCAGGCGCGCTTTGAAGAGATCAACGCCTCGCTTCCAGAAGGGGTGAAGGCTGTACCTTATTATGACCAGGGCACCCTGGTGAAAAAGGCAGCGGCCACCGTGACGACCGCGCTCTGGCAAGGCGCGCTTCTGGTCGCCGTCATCGTCTTCCTGTTCCTCGGGGGCTGGCGGCCGAGCCTGGTCGTGGTGATGTCGATTCCGTTTTCTGTCGGCTTTGCCTTCGTCGCGATGAATGCCCTAGGTATCGGTGCCAATCTGATGACGCTTGGCGGGGTGGCCATCGCCATCGGCATGATGGTCGACGGGGCGATTGTGATCGCTGAAAACGTCGATCGCGGCTTCCGTGAACGACGCGACGGCGAAGACAGCCGTACCACCGTTGCGCGTGCGAGCGCTGAGGTGATCGCGCCGTTGATCGCTGCCGTGGCGGTGGTGATCATTGTCTTCCTGCCCTTGTTCTCTCTACAGGGCACTGAGGGCAAGACGTTCCGCCCGCTCGCAGCCTCCGCGGCGCTCGCCATGACGGGGTCGCTCATTTATGCGGCCCTTATTGCCCCGGCCATGGCGCTTGGCCTGATGCGCGCGCCGAAAAGGAACGAAAAGGAAGGCGACAGCCGTCTGACCCGCGGCATCAGGCCGCTCGCGGCCTTCTTTGTCAGGCGACGCCTTGCGGCCATCGGGCTCGCGGGCGTCCTGCTTCTCGTTGGGGGCTTATCGGCAACCCGGCTTGGCTCGGAGTTTACACCGGCGCTGGAAGAAGGTGACGTCCTGCTCAGGGTGACAATGGCGCCATCCATATCGCTCACCGAAGCGAAGGAGACCTCGACCCGGATCGAGAACCGTCTGCTTGAGACATTCCCGGAAATCAGCTCGATCGTCAGCCGTATCGGACGCGGGGAAGTCGGTGCGCATGCCGACCCCGTCAACAGCATCGAAGCCTTCGTGGCACTTAAACCGCGAAGTGACTGGCGAGAAGGGATGACTCCGGATGACCTTCGCGCCTCCATATCCGACAATCTCGGCAGCTTCCCCGGTGTCCGGGTCAATGTCGGTCAGCCGATCGCGATGTCGGTCGATGAACTTCTCACCGGCACGAAGGCGCAACTAGCGGTCAAGATTTTCGGGCCTGATACGGAGGTTCTGCTTGAGGGATCACAGGCGCTGCAGGCGATCCTCCAGGACGTGCCGGGGGCAACCGACGTCCAGGCCGACCAGATCACCGGCGCACCGCAGCTTGTGGTCTCGCTCAATCGTCCGGCGCTTGGCCGTTACGGCCTAAGTGTGGAGGATGCCCTTGATGCATTGCGTTCCGGTGTCGGCGGGGCCGAGGCGGGGGCCGTTTTCGAAGGCGTTCGTCAGTTCCCTGTCATCGTGCGCTATGCCGAGGCGGACCGGGATACGCCCGAGGCCATTGGACGGATCATTCTGGAATCGGCCAGCGGCGCGCGCATTCCGCTCGAAAGCGTGGCCGATATCCGGGAAATCGTTGGTCCCCGGCAGATCACCCGCGAAAATGGTGAGCGCTTCATTACCGTGCAGCTCAATGTGCGGGGGCGCGATATTGGCAGTTATGTCGCCGATGCGCAGGAGGTCGTCGCCGACCAGCTCGACCTTCCAGCCGGCTACCGGGTCGAATGGGGCGGCCAGTTCGAGCTGCAGCAGGAGGCCAATGAGCGCTTTGCGGTCGTGATCCCGATCACGCTCGGCATCGTGTTCCTGATCCTGCTTCTGACCTTCGGGCGCATGAAGTCGGCCATACTGATCCTGCTCAACATTCCGCTGGCATTGACCGGCGGGGCGATGGCGCTCTGGATTGCCGGTCTGCCCATTTCCGTGCCCGCGACGGTCGGCTTCATTGCCCTGTTCGGCATCGCGCTTGGCAATGGAATGGTGCTTGTCAGTTTCATGGACGATTTTGCCCGGGAAGGCCGGGACCGCGATGCGCTCGCGGTCGAGGCGGCAGGCTTACGGGCACGTCCGGTGATGATGACGGCACTGACAACAGCACTCGGGCTGGCGCCGTTACTCTTCGCAACCGGTGTCGGGGCGGAAGTCCAGCGGCCGCTAGCAACGGTCGTTATGGGCGGGCTCGTCTCATCGACCGTGTTGACGCTTCTGGTCCTGCCAGCCCTTCATCGCTGGTTCGCCCCGAAACCGGAAGCTCACCATTCCTTGCTGGAGGCCGAACATGTTCATCCATCGTGA
- a CDS encoding efflux RND transporter periplasmic adaptor subunit has translation MKKNLFYAAILSPAFLYLAACGNGAPASSDANQTALETDDEHEEADGEHAGHEEDGDHVELSAEAAEAVGIHTAQAETGTVSGLLELPAEIRFDADRVARVSPQVEGIVAELYAGEGDTVKAGTTLARLTSRELAGLKADYLNALSAERLAQAELAREENLWKQKITSEADVQSARASFSAANAAREAAESRLHAVGIGHSVLDGLDEAADGALAQAYLTAPITGEIIERRISLGETVSAGGEPMFVIIDDSVVWADIAVYKEDLGKVEEGQTVVLQREDGQRLAEGKISTVLPVIAETSRTATARVIVDNAEHRLKPGQFVTARIETGEARSVVRVPSDALVSVEDRISVFVPTDDGFQPREVRTGDSAGGYTEIVSGLEAGEAFVIEGAFTLKAQLEKDAFGDGHAH, from the coding sequence ATGAAAAAGAACCTTTTCTACGCGGCAATACTTTCGCCGGCGTTTTTATATCTCGCGGCCTGTGGCAATGGCGCGCCTGCTTCGTCTGACGCAAATCAGACGGCCCTCGAAACCGATGATGAGCATGAAGAAGCCGACGGCGAACATGCAGGCCATGAAGAAGATGGCGATCATGTCGAGCTGAGTGCTGAGGCGGCTGAAGCGGTCGGAATCCACACTGCGCAAGCCGAAACCGGGACGGTTTCGGGCCTGTTGGAACTGCCCGCGGAAATCCGCTTCGATGCGGACCGTGTCGCCAGGGTCTCGCCACAGGTCGAAGGCATTGTCGCCGAGCTTTATGCAGGTGAGGGCGATACGGTGAAAGCCGGAACAACGCTGGCCCGCCTGACCAGCCGTGAGCTTGCCGGGCTCAAGGCCGATTATCTGAATGCGCTGAGCGCGGAGCGCCTCGCGCAGGCGGAACTTGCGCGTGAGGAAAACCTCTGGAAACAGAAAATCACCTCTGAAGCAGATGTGCAGTCGGCGCGTGCGTCGTTTTCGGCGGCGAATGCCGCCCGGGAGGCGGCCGAAAGCAGGCTACATGCCGTAGGCATTGGTCATAGTGTACTGGACGGTTTGGATGAAGCTGCGGATGGCGCCCTGGCACAGGCCTATCTCACCGCGCCGATAACCGGTGAGATCATAGAGCGGAGGATCTCGCTTGGCGAAACCGTGTCGGCTGGCGGCGAGCCCATGTTTGTCATCATCGATGACAGCGTCGTGTGGGCAGATATCGCGGTTTACAAGGAAGACCTCGGAAAAGTCGAGGAAGGCCAGACCGTGGTCCTTCAGCGGGAGGACGGCCAGAGGCTGGCCGAAGGAAAGATTTCGACCGTCCTGCCGGTTATCGCTGAGACGTCCCGTACCGCGACGGCACGTGTCATCGTCGACAATGCCGAACACAGATTGAAACCCGGTCAGTTCGTGACCGCCCGGATCGAGACGGGAGAGGCGCGGTCTGTGGTGCGCGTACCCTCCGATGCGCTTGTCAGTGTCGAGGATAGGATCTCGGTCTTCGTTCCAACAGATGACGGTTTCCAACCGCGCGAGGTGCGCACAGGCGACAGCGCTGGGGGCTATACCGAGATCGTCTCCGGTCTGGAGGCGGGCGAAGCCTTCGTCATCGAGGGTGCCTTCACGCTGAAAGCACAGCTTGAAAAAGACGCTTTCGGCGACGGCCACGCACACTAG
- a CDS encoding TolC family protein: MRNLLCGAVAATALSAMVGAAHAQGCAPVPIGTIEYDQTRPLTLERAVARAGHAAPEVLTAALEARAASADADQAGRWLNPSISVETENFAGTGGLEGFGAYETTLALEQTFRLGGKRRLSERAARAEAALASAECDLQRLEAQRLAGELFLDLQAAIQMADVADASAKLAEEFASVVERRVDAGAAAPPELSRARSEAASLKAAADAARGEAEARALALASVWGSAEVDFVLPEPETSGLAIGTAEPDSAPGTHPRLQAAQAGADARAAATDRARAGAWPDVTVSAGVRRFEDTGDSAFLAGVSLPLPVFDRNQDATRAARIRTEGAQLNARAVEARLRAEQASLAAQVRAAKSRLQRLEGEALPLAEDAYASAAEGYRVGKFDLTATLDARRSLIETRAKVIDARLALQTQTLRLRALIGAAPFEGESQ, from the coding sequence ATGAGGAATTTGCTATGCGGCGCTGTCGCCGCTACGGCCCTGTCGGCCATGGTCGGGGCGGCCCATGCCCAGGGGTGCGCACCTGTACCCATAGGAACAATTGAATATGATCAAACCCGGCCATTAACGCTGGAACGTGCGGTTGCCCGTGCGGGCCATGCCGCACCGGAAGTCTTGACGGCCGCGCTGGAGGCCAGAGCCGCTTCGGCGGATGCCGATCAGGCGGGCCGGTGGCTCAACCCATCGATCTCTGTGGAGACGGAGAATTTCGCAGGCACCGGCGGTCTCGAAGGTTTCGGAGCCTATGAGACGACGCTGGCGCTGGAGCAGACCTTCCGGCTCGGCGGCAAGCGTCGCCTTTCCGAGAGGGCCGCAAGAGCCGAGGCCGCGCTTGCAAGCGCAGAGTGCGACCTTCAGCGGCTGGAAGCCCAGAGGCTCGCGGGCGAACTCTTTCTGGATTTGCAGGCAGCCATCCAAATGGCGGACGTGGCGGACGCATCGGCCAAACTGGCCGAGGAGTTTGCCAGCGTCGTAGAGCGTCGCGTCGATGCTGGCGCTGCCGCCCCGCCGGAGCTATCCCGGGCAAGGTCCGAAGCGGCAAGTCTTAAGGCCGCCGCCGATGCTGCCCGTGGCGAGGCCGAGGCGCGTGCGCTCGCGCTCGCGTCGGTCTGGGGTAGTGCCGAGGTGGATTTTGTCCTGCCCGAGCCGGAGACATCCGGACTGGCGATAGGCACAGCGGAGCCAGACTCCGCCCCCGGCACCCATCCCAGATTGCAGGCGGCGCAAGCCGGTGCCGATGCCAGAGCGGCAGCGACAGACCGTGCACGGGCGGGCGCTTGGCCGGATGTCACCGTCTCTGCCGGCGTCCGGCGCTTCGAGGACACCGGAGACAGTGCTTTCCTGGCAGGCGTGAGCCTGCCGCTGCCTGTTTTCGATCGCAACCAGGACGCTACCCGGGCCGCCCGGATTCGCACCGAAGGGGCGCAACTCAATGCACGGGCGGTCGAGGCAAGGCTGAGAGCCGAGCAGGCGAGCCTCGCCGCGCAGGTGCGGGCCGCAAAATCCCGCTTGCAGCGTCTCGAGGGTGAAGCCCTTCCACTGGCCGAAGATGCCTACGCTTCAGCCGCCGAAGGCTATCGGGTCGGCAAGTTCGACCTCACCGCCACGCTCGATGCACGGCGTAGCCTGATCGAAACCCGCGCCAAGGTGATAGATGCCCGACTGGCGCTCCAGACACAAACCCTGCGGTTGCGCGCCCTGATTGGCGCTGCACCGTTCGAAGGAGAATCCCAATGA
- a CDS encoding helix-turn-helix domain-containing protein has product MRFTIGKLAKATDVLVTTIRYYESIGLLDEPDRSESGQRLYTEDAVERLAFIRHARDLGFPVETIRELIALQVDPGQDCERVDEIARHQLGEVQRRIAQLKSLETELKRMLSSCEAGKIASCSVLAALGHHEGCLHDEHGGQEVLAKPPSI; this is encoded by the coding sequence ATGCGCTTCACGATTGGAAAACTGGCGAAGGCGACGGACGTGCTGGTCACGACAATTCGCTACTACGAGTCTATCGGCCTGCTGGACGAACCGGATCGCAGCGAGTCTGGACAGCGTCTCTATACCGAAGACGCGGTCGAACGGCTCGCGTTCATACGGCACGCCCGCGATCTCGGTTTCCCGGTCGAGACGATCCGCGAACTGATCGCGCTTCAGGTCGACCCGGGGCAGGACTGCGAGCGCGTCGATGAGATCGCCCGGCACCAGCTTGGAGAGGTTCAGCGCCGCATCGCGCAACTCAAGTCCCTTGAGACGGAACTCAAACGCATGCTGTCTTCATGCGAGGCCGGAAAAATCGCATCCTGCTCGGTGCTCGCGGCGCTGGGCCATCATGAGGGATGCCTGCATGACGAACATGGCGGACAAGAGGTTCTTGCGAAACCGCCGTCAATTTAG
- a CDS encoding cation diffusion facilitator family transporter, with protein sequence MSNCCESKTFDGTSPAYRRALFAVIAINAVMFVVEISAGYLARSQALKADALDFGADAATYAISLAVIGMSASVRAKASLFKAGSLALIALFILGSTLARIFADGAPETLTMSLIGAMALVANLVSVLILLRWRDGDSNVRSVWLCSRNDAIGNVGVIGAAGLVALTGSPWPDLMVAAVLAGLFLRSSWSITLQALGELKSGPRSDGHPVEAGR encoded by the coding sequence ATGTCCAACTGTTGCGAGAGCAAGACCTTTGACGGCACATCCCCCGCCTACAGGCGCGCGCTCTTTGCCGTTATCGCCATTAACGCCGTCATGTTCGTCGTCGAAATCTCAGCCGGGTATCTTGCGCGTTCACAGGCCCTGAAAGCGGACGCTCTCGACTTTGGCGCCGATGCGGCGACCTATGCGATCAGCCTAGCTGTTATTGGCATGAGCGCGTCCGTGCGCGCAAAGGCGTCCTTGTTCAAGGCAGGTTCTCTGGCCCTGATCGCACTGTTTATCCTCGGCTCGACACTCGCCCGCATCTTTGCAGATGGTGCGCCGGAGACCCTCACGATGAGCCTCATTGGCGCCATGGCGCTTGTCGCAAATTTGGTGAGCGTTCTGATCCTGCTGCGCTGGCGCGACGGGGACAGCAATGTCCGCTCGGTCTGGCTCTGCTCGCGCAATGACGCAATCGGCAATGTCGGCGTGATCGGGGCTGCGGGGCTTGTCGCCCTGACCGGTTCGCCCTGGCCTGATCTTATGGTGGCCGCCGTCCTCGCCGGGCTGTTCCTGCGCTCGTCCTGGTCGATCACACTTCAGGCGCTGGGCGAGCTTAAATCCGGACCCCGAAGCGACGGCCATCCTGTGGAGGCCGGGCGTTGA
- a CDS encoding isoprenylcysteine carboxylmethyltransferase family protein: MTLRVPPVLQLAAFGLTAWAAAKLFPGLSFRLGTVGTIGVVALATIGAVILLASLGTFRKSATTVNPIHPGAATSLVTGGLYRYTRNPMYLSFAILLTAAAFSFQNYAAALMLALFISSMTILQIKPEERALHARFGPAYEVYRDQTPRWL; this comes from the coding sequence TTGACGCTTCGTGTTCCTCCTGTTCTGCAACTTGCGGCTTTCGGCCTGACCGCGTGGGCTGCAGCAAAGCTGTTTCCCGGTCTGTCTTTCCGGCTCGGAACGGTAGGCACTATTGGCGTTGTCGCACTTGCCACCATTGGCGCAGTGATCCTGCTTGCCTCCCTTGGCACGTTCCGCAAATCAGCAACAACGGTGAACCCCATCCATCCAGGAGCCGCAACAAGTCTGGTTACAGGCGGGCTCTACCGCTACACACGCAATCCAATGTATCTCAGCTTTGCAATACTACTTACTGCGGCCGCGTTTTCCTTCCAGAACTATGCCGCGGCGTTGATGCTGGCGCTGTTCATCAGCTCCATGACAATCCTGCAGATAAAGCCTGAAGAGCGGGCTCTCCATGCGCGGTTCGGTCCAGCGTACGAAGTCTATCGCGATCAGACCCCTCGGTGGCTGTAA